From a single Clostridia bacterium genomic region:
- a CDS encoding CarD family transcriptional regulator encodes MYQIGEKIVYPMHGAGVVQAIEEKEILGEKQKYYVLKVPSTEIKLMVPVNTAESIGVRPVISPADLPGIFDAVKGEIEEPCPNWNKRYRENLSKIKTGDIVEVAKVVKSLTHRELEKPLSTCEKKLLTNARHILVSELVMATNDEIDKVEKEVDALIAL; translated from the coding sequence ATGTACCAAATAGGCGAAAAAATTGTTTACCCGATGCATGGTGCAGGCGTTGTTCAGGCAATTGAAGAAAAGGAAATCTTAGGTGAAAAGCAGAAATACTATGTACTGAAAGTTCCGTCCACCGAAATCAAACTGATGGTTCCCGTCAATACTGCCGAAAGTATTGGTGTCAGACCGGTTATCTCTCCTGCTGATTTGCCCGGCATTTTTGATGCTGTCAAGGGCGAAATTGAGGAGCCTTGCCCGAACTGGAACAAACGCTATCGGGAAAATCTTTCCAAAATCAAAACAGGTGATATTGTAGAGGTTGCAAAAGTTGTAAAAAGCCTTACACACAGAGAGCTGGAAAAACCGCTTTCTACCTGTGAGAAGAAATTGCTGACTAATGCGCGACATATTTTAGTCAGCGAGCTTGTCATGGCGACCAATGACGAAATCGACAAGGTTGAAAAAGAAGTCGATGCTTTAATTGCGCTTTAA
- a CDS encoding sugar phosphate isomerase/epimerase, protein MKLGVLTVAVQNMSLEEAVKYLSAQGVQTLEIGTGGYTNKCHLDPDVYLNDDKKLQEVKDLLKAHNMTICALSCHGNAVHPDKEIAKGFHEAFEKTVLLAEKMDIDTIVTFSGCPGGLKEDKTPNWVTCPWPDDFLSVLDYQWNEVLIPYWKDAAAFANAHGVKKIAFEMHPGFCVYNPYTLLKLRAAVGETIGANFDPSHLVWQGMNPVEAIKELKGAIYHFHAKDTRIDDANTDKNGVLDTRHYGEILDRSWVFRTIGYGHDYKYWKDMISTLKVCGYDGAISIEHEDALMSPTEGLEKAIAFLKDVLIFEEAGEMWWA, encoded by the coding sequence ATGAAATTAGGTGTATTAACAGTTGCAGTACAGAATATGTCCTTGGAAGAAGCGGTAAAATATCTTTCTGCACAAGGCGTACAGACATTAGAAATCGGCACAGGCGGTTACACCAACAAGTGCCACTTAGATCCCGACGTATACTTAAACGACGACAAGAAACTGCAGGAAGTAAAGGATTTGCTCAAAGCACATAACATGACCATTTGCGCACTCTCCTGCCACGGCAATGCCGTGCATCCCGATAAGGAAATTGCAAAAGGTTTCCATGAAGCTTTTGAAAAGACCGTTCTCCTGGCAGAAAAGATGGACATTGACACCATCGTAACCTTCTCCGGCTGCCCCGGCGGTTTGAAAGAAGACAAAACGCCCAACTGGGTTACCTGCCCCTGGCCGGACGATTTCTTAAGCGTTCTGGATTATCAGTGGAACGAAGTACTTATCCCTTACTGGAAAGATGCTGCTGCATTTGCAAACGCACACGGCGTAAAGAAAATTGCATTTGAAATGCATCCGGGCTTTTGCGTATACAACCCCTACACCCTGCTCAAGCTTCGTGCAGCGGTTGGCGAAACCATCGGTGCAAACTTTGACCCCAGCCACCTGGTATGGCAGGGCATGAATCCGGTAGAAGCCATTAAAGAATTAAAGGGTGCTATCTACCACTTCCACGCAAAAGATACCCGTATCGACGATGCAAACACCGACAAAAACGGTGTTCTGGATACCAGACATTACGGTGAAATCTTAGACAGAAGCTGGGTATTCCGTACCATCGGCTACGGTCACGATTACAAATACTGGAAGGATATGATTTCTACCCTTAAGGTTTGTGGCTATGACGGTGCAATCAGCATTGAGCACGAGGATGCTCTGATGTCTCCCACCGAAGGTCTTGAAAAAGCTATTGCTTTCTTAAAAGATGTTTTAATCTTTGAAGAAGCAGGCGAAATGTGGTGGGCATAA
- a CDS encoding GNAT family N-acetyltransferase produces MILSTAKKTDIPELKAMWQEIFKDTDAYLDLFFGSKMEPELTLIVRAENEIAAMLYMVDAPLVTGEGEQIPAFYLCGIATRPAYRGQGLAGKLIESAFALAKEKDAKVCYLIPANLPLFDFYKRFGMECRAYMKKGEFYGEEGVIPPFKTEKDITALRQFYDEMQLPFKPLRTEKDWEYIYACYESVLLFENGYMVLPEDEEAVYLSEQSFDGFAVAKAIAHQKGKKLIYTLPGTKNDTPFAVVKYLCEGITLPDGYINLMLN; encoded by the coding sequence ATGATTTTATCCACTGCAAAAAAAACAGATATCCCTGAGCTTAAGGCTATGTGGCAAGAAATTTTTAAGGATACCGATGCATATCTGGACTTGTTTTTCGGTAGCAAAATGGAGCCGGAGCTTACTTTGATTGTAAGAGCGGAAAATGAAATTGCGGCTATGTTATATATGGTAGACGCACCGCTTGTAACAGGAGAGGGAGAACAAATTCCGGCGTTTTATCTGTGTGGTATCGCAACCCGGCCTGCATACCGGGGACAGGGGCTTGCCGGAAAACTGATAGAATCGGCATTTGCACTTGCAAAGGAAAAGGATGCAAAGGTTTGTTATCTGATTCCTGCAAATTTACCGCTTTTTGATTTTTACAAACGGTTTGGTATGGAGTGTAGAGCTTATATGAAAAAAGGGGAGTTTTATGGCGAAGAAGGTGTGATTCCGCCTTTTAAAACCGAGAAAGACATCACTGCTCTGCGACAATTTTATGATGAAATGCAGTTGCCCTTTAAGCCTCTGCGCACCGAAAAGGACTGGGAATACATCTATGCCTGCTATGAATCTGTGTTGCTCTTTGAAAATGGCTATATGGTGCTTCCCGAAGATGAAGAAGCGGTGTATCTTTCAGAGCAGTCCTTTGACGGATTTGCCGTTGCAAAAGCCATTGCACATCAAAAAGGTAAAAAACTGATATACACACTGCCCGGCACAAAAAACGATACACCTTTTGCGGTGGTAAAATACCTTTGCGAGGGAATCACTTTGCCGGACGGATACATCAATCTGATGCTGAACTGA
- a CDS encoding ribosome maturation factor RimP produces MLASKVEEIVWKIAEPIAQAAGVFVYDVEFKKEGPDYYLRVYIDRLEDGIYIDDCEAVSRALSDALDEADPISEGYYLEVSSPGVERQLKRQEDFDRFRGEKISVKLFKAVEGTKQLIGLLKNRDAEKLVLETEDGKEIEIENKNITTVRLSVDF; encoded by the coding sequence ATTTTGGCAAGCAAGGTTGAAGAAATTGTTTGGAAAATCGCAGAACCGATTGCGCAGGCGGCAGGTGTTTTTGTGTATGATGTGGAATTCAAAAAAGAAGGTCCCGATTACTATCTGCGTGTGTACATTGACCGTTTGGAAGATGGTATCTACATCGACGACTGCGAAGCGGTTTCCAGGGCATTGAGTGATGCTTTGGATGAAGCGGACCCTATTTCGGAGGGCTACTATTTAGAGGTTTCCTCTCCGGGTGTGGAGCGACAACTGAAAAGACAAGAGGATTTCGACCGTTTCCGGGGCGAAAAAATCTCGGTAAAGCTTTTTAAAGCGGTGGAAGGTACCAAACAGCTTATCGGTTTGCTTAAAAATCGCGATGCTGAAAAACTGGTTCTCGAAACCGAGGACGGTAAAGAAATTGAAATTGAAAACAAGAATATAACAACCGTCAGACTTTCGGTTGATTTCTAA
- a CDS encoding NAD-dependent malic enzyme — MNIREESLKKHYEWKGKIEVCARAKVQDKEALSLAYTPGVAEPCLEIQKDYNKSFELTRRWNMVAVITDGSAVLGLGDIGPEAGMPVMEGKCVLFKEFADVDAFPLCIRTQDVDELVRTIYLLSGSFGGINLEDIAAPRCFEIERRLKEICDIPVFHDDQHGTAIVVGAALLNTLKLVKKDITSIKCVINGAGSAGIAIAKHLMKLGVKKLILCDRFGIIYEGQEGLNAVHTEISKCTNPEKIRGTLADAMKDADVFIGVSAPNVVSKEMVSSMAKDAVVFPMANPNPEITRDDALSAGARVVGTGRSDYPNQINNVLAFPGIFRGALDVRASDINDEMKMATSYAIASLVSDEELSEDYIIPKAFDERVGQTVAKAVADAAKKSGVARI, encoded by the coding sequence ATGAACATACGCGAAGAATCTTTAAAAAAGCATTACGAATGGAAGGGCAAAATTGAGGTTTGTGCCCGGGCAAAAGTACAAGACAAAGAAGCTCTTTCGCTGGCGTACACTCCCGGTGTTGCAGAGCCTTGTCTTGAAATACAGAAAGATTATAATAAATCTTTTGAACTGACACGCCGTTGGAATATGGTTGCAGTCATCACCGACGGCTCTGCTGTTCTTGGCTTGGGTGACATTGGACCCGAGGCAGGCATGCCGGTTATGGAAGGAAAATGTGTACTGTTTAAGGAATTTGCAGATGTGGATGCGTTTCCCCTTTGTATCCGTACCCAGGACGTGGACGAGCTGGTCCGTACCATTTATCTGCTTTCCGGAAGCTTTGGCGGTATCAATTTAGAAGATATTGCCGCTCCCCGTTGCTTTGAAATCGAACGCAGATTAAAAGAAATCTGTGATATTCCCGTTTTCCATGATGACCAACACGGTACTGCTATCGTGGTCGGTGCTGCACTTTTGAACACATTAAAACTCGTTAAAAAAGACATAACAAGTATTAAATGTGTGATCAACGGCGCAGGCTCGGCAGGTATCGCCATTGCCAAGCATTTGATGAAGCTCGGTGTAAAAAAACTGATTCTTTGCGACCGTTTCGGCATTATTTATGAAGGGCAGGAAGGTTTAAACGCCGTGCATACCGAAATAAGCAAATGCACAAATCCTGAAAAAATCCGTGGCACTTTAGCAGATGCCATGAAAGATGCTGACGTATTTATCGGTGTATCCGCACCCAATGTGGTATCCAAAGAAATGGTTTCTTCTATGGCAAAAGATGCTGTTGTATTTCCTATGGCAAACCCAAATCCGGAAATCACCAGAGATGATGCCCTTTCTGCAGGCGCGCGCGTGGTAGGAACAGGACGCTCGGATTACCCGAATCAGATTAATAACGTTCTGGCATTTCCCGGTATTTTCCGCGGTGCTTTGGATGTTCGCGCATCCGACATCAATGACGAAATGAAAATGGCAACTTCTTATGCCATTGCATCCCTCGTTTCGGATGAAGAACTCTCCGAAGACTATATTATCCCGAAAGCTTTTGACGAACGCGTTGGACAAACCGTTGCCAAGGCGGTTGCAGATGCCGCAAAAAAAAGCGGTGTCGCAAGAATTTGA
- a CDS encoding DUF2156 domain-containing protein, with amino-acid sequence MLEFTPISADNFQPVLPLIQQEKQNECGFSTAPLYGPYSEGRFAIFNNICVFLYTEEGETHCNLLGKPEKQTYKQITDELLKTYPHIQFHYFSEEKAKILAELYPSVTVVDETDLYDYVYRIDDFLRLEGKDNQKKRSQYNQFMNGNTVHFEPITQENLKDCKIVTLNWCSRKDCLDCKYTCEQKIIFDLLDNWDKYPCKGGILYTDDEPVAFLICEVVGDTVFGYHQKTCSAEKGLGYAVYLTTLSEVFSDYTYFNFGPDLGLPGLRQFKRSFKPYMLEPKFTVKF; translated from the coding sequence TTGTTAGAATTCACACCTATTTCAGCAGACAACTTTCAGCCGGTTTTACCACTTATACAGCAGGAAAAACAAAATGAATGCGGATTTTCCACCGCACCGCTCTATGGTCCCTATTCCGAGGGCAGATTTGCAATTTTCAATAACATATGCGTATTTTTATACACCGAAGAGGGCGAAACCCATTGCAACCTGTTAGGCAAACCGGAAAAACAAACTTATAAACAAATCACAGACGAATTGCTCAAAACCTATCCGCACATTCAGTTTCATTATTTTTCCGAAGAGAAGGCGAAAATTTTAGCCGAACTGTATCCAAGTGTAACAGTTGTAGATGAAACAGATTTGTATGATTACGTGTACCGTATCGATGACTTTTTACGGCTTGAGGGCAAGGACAATCAGAAAAAACGCTCCCAGTACAATCAGTTTATGAATGGTAATACAGTGCATTTTGAGCCAATCACCCAAGAAAATCTTAAGGATTGCAAAATCGTGACCTTAAACTGGTGCTCACGAAAAGACTGTCTGGATTGCAAATACACCTGTGAGCAAAAAATCATTTTTGATTTGCTGGACAACTGGGACAAATACCCCTGCAAGGGAGGCATTCTTTATACCGATGATGAGCCGGTAGCGTTTTTAATTTGCGAGGTGGTTGGCGATACGGTATTCGGATACCACCAGAAAACCTGTTCGGCAGAAAAAGGATTAGGCTACGCGGTATACCTTACTACGCTTTCCGAGGTATTTTCGGATTATACCTATTTTAATTTCGGTCCGGATTTGGGACTCCCGGGCTTGAGACAGTTCAAGCGCTCATTCAAGCCTTATATGCTCGAACCGAAATTTACGGTGAAATTCTAA
- the radA gene encoding DNA repair protein RadA, producing the protein MKAKIIYTCKCCGCQSPRWMGKCPDCGEWDSFYEEIDENPIEKATAKQAVPASGIKPVALNDVKTENEIRFTSGMQELDRVLGGGIVEGSLVLVGGEPGIGKSTLLLQICNYLPGEVLYVSGEESAAQIKMRAKRLGVDKDELLLLCNTNLSEIVAEIEKTSPKVAIIDSVQTIANPQMNSAPGTVSQIKEVSSVLMRLAKNSGITVFIVGHVTKEGAIAGPRVLEHMVDCVLYFEGDNNHIFRLLRAVKNRFGSTNEVGVFQMEEHGLEEVTNPSMALFEHKDTLASGNCITCTIEGSRPFLTEIQALVTPTFFPVPRRTASGVDYNRMILLMAVLEKRLKLNLSNYDAYVNIAGGMRITEPAADLGIAMAIYSNHKDIVLPPDCAFLGEIGLSGEIRPVSLIDTRIKEAKKLGMKKIVIPAANLKKCSDTEGVIGVKSIFEAVKTISN; encoded by the coding sequence ATGAAAGCAAAAATCATATATACATGCAAATGCTGTGGCTGTCAAAGTCCACGCTGGATGGGAAAATGTCCTGACTGCGGTGAATGGGACTCTTTCTACGAAGAAATAGACGAAAACCCCATTGAAAAAGCAACTGCTAAGCAAGCCGTACCCGCTTCCGGCATCAAACCGGTTGCCTTAAACGATGTGAAAACCGAAAACGAAATCCGCTTTACCAGCGGAATGCAGGAATTAGACAGGGTTTTGGGTGGAGGTATCGTTGAGGGTAGCCTTGTGCTTGTCGGCGGTGAGCCGGGTATTGGCAAATCCACACTGTTACTTCAAATCTGCAACTATCTCCCGGGCGAAGTTTTGTATGTTTCGGGTGAAGAATCCGCCGCACAGATTAAAATGCGCGCAAAACGTCTGGGTGTGGACAAAGATGAGCTTCTTCTTTTGTGCAACACCAATTTAAGCGAAATTGTTGCAGAAATTGAAAAGACAAGTCCAAAGGTTGCTATTATCGACTCGGTACAAACCATTGCCAATCCGCAGATGAATTCCGCCCCCGGAACAGTCAGCCAGATAAAAGAAGTTTCTTCCGTGCTGATGCGTCTTGCAAAAAACTCAGGCATCACCGTTTTCATTGTCGGCCATGTTACCAAAGAAGGTGCAATTGCAGGTCCGAGAGTTTTAGAGCATATGGTGGACTGTGTTTTATATTTCGAAGGCGACAACAACCACATTTTCCGACTGCTTCGTGCCGTGAAAAACCGCTTCGGCTCCACCAATGAAGTGGGTGTATTCCAAATGGAAGAGCACGGACTGGAAGAGGTTACAAATCCGTCTATGGCACTTTTTGAACACAAAGACACATTAGCCTCAGGCAACTGCATCACCTGTACCATTGAAGGCTCCAGACCTTTTTTAACTGAAATCCAGGCATTGGTTACCCCTACCTTCTTCCCTGTTCCCCGAAGAACCGCTTCGGGTGTAGACTATAACCGCATGATCCTTTTGATGGCAGTACTTGAAAAACGTCTGAAGTTAAACCTTTCTAATTATGATGCATATGTAAATATTGCCGGTGGCATGCGTATTACCGAGCCCGCGGCAGATTTAGGCATTGCTATGGCAATTTATTCCAACCACAAAGATATTGTCTTGCCTCCCGACTGTGCGTTTTTAGGTGAGATTGGTCTTTCGGGTGAAATCCGACCCGTTTCTTTGATTGACACACGCATCAAGGAAGCGAAAAAGCTTGGAATGAAGAAAATTGTTATTCCTGCCGCAAACTTAAAAAAATGCTCCGACACCGAAGGCGTAATCGGCGTCAAAAGCATTTTTGAAGCGGTAAAGACTATTTCAAATTAA
- a CDS encoding YlxR family protein, whose translation MNDKVHFRMCTGCRSMLHKSALLRICLKEDVIQTDFTGKAGGRGAYVCSEECLRKSVKGKALNKAFRRALSEDEFNKLYEELALWSKTKN comes from the coding sequence ATGAACGACAAAGTCCATTTCAGAATGTGCACAGGCTGCCGCAGTATGTTGCATAAATCCGCTCTTTTACGCATTTGTTTAAAAGAAGATGTAATACAGACGGATTTTACGGGGAAAGCAGGTGGCAGAGGCGCTTATGTATGTAGCGAAGAATGTTTGCGAAAAAGCGTAAAGGGAAAGGCTTTAAACAAAGCATTTCGCCGTGCACTTTCGGAAGATGAATTCAATAAGCTTTATGAGGAGCTTGCGCTATGGAGCAAAACAAAAAATTAA
- the infB gene encoding translation initiation factor IF-2, giving the protein MLEKIKVNELAKNLDISSKNIIEALAKFDIQIKSHATVLEERQLDMIFEVLTQAKDTGDAFSIPEKPVTEKPAEPKKEEPAPEVKAEPAKQPEAKAEEKPAEKKEKKPSNPQPFQKREKQPKQKSDKPKQERVAVVVNTRSEAVDVNRIEKRDRIEEEMVAGRFKDNMQNKQKIKKGNSNKFQGKKDKFNKMQQHVKKEMPQVKLEIEVPDEISVGELASRMKKTAVDVIKKLMSLGMMAAVSDMIDFDTACIVAEEFDVTVKKEVIITAEESIMMDLEDREEDLLPRSPVVVVMGHVDHGKTSLLDYIRHANVTAGEAGGITQHIGAYRVHLKGRDITFLDTPGHEAFTAMRARGAQVTDIAILVVAADDGIMPQTIEAINHAKAANISVIVAINKIDKEGANPERVRQELTEHGIIPEEWGGDTICVNVSAKHGTNVDELLETVLLVADMGELKANPNRQARGTVIESKLDKGRGAVATVLVQNGTLRVGDVLVAGTSVGRVRAMIDDKGKRVDEAGPSVPVEILGMSSVPDGGDPFYVVEDEKKAREVAEERVNKAKAEALASAQKASLDSLFSQIEEGKMKELNIIVKADVQGSVEAVKQSLEKISNEEVRVRVIHGGVGGVNESDIMLASASNAIIVGFNVRPDANAIASAERAEVEIRLYRIIYDAIEEIEAAMKGMLDPKFKEVVLGHAEIRQTFKVSGVGTIGGSYVTDGKISRNSQVRIVRDSIVIHEGVLNSLKRFKDDVKEVMSGYECGLGIENYNDIKEGDVIESFIMEEVKQ; this is encoded by the coding sequence ATGCTCGAAAAAATCAAAGTAAATGAACTTGCAAAAAATTTAGACATCAGCAGTAAAAATATTATTGAAGCACTGGCAAAATTTGATATCCAGATTAAGAGTCATGCAACCGTACTGGAGGAAAGACAGTTGGATATGATTTTTGAAGTGCTGACCCAGGCAAAGGATACCGGTGATGCATTCAGCATCCCTGAAAAACCGGTAACCGAAAAGCCGGCAGAACCCAAAAAAGAAGAACCTGCTCCGGAGGTTAAGGCAGAGCCGGCAAAGCAGCCGGAAGCAAAGGCGGAAGAAAAGCCTGCAGAAAAGAAGGAAAAGAAGCCTTCCAATCCGCAGCCTTTCCAGAAAAGAGAAAAACAGCCGAAGCAGAAATCCGATAAGCCGAAGCAGGAACGTGTTGCAGTTGTGGTAAACACCCGTTCCGAAGCGGTTGACGTGAATCGTATCGAAAAACGCGACAGAATTGAAGAAGAAATGGTTGCAGGTCGCTTTAAGGATAATATGCAGAATAAGCAGAAAATCAAAAAAGGCAACAGTAACAAATTCCAGGGCAAAAAAGATAAATTCAATAAGATGCAGCAGCATGTGAAGAAAGAAATGCCCCAGGTTAAACTGGAAATCGAGGTTCCGGACGAAATTTCTGTAGGCGAGTTGGCTTCCCGCATGAAGAAAACCGCTGTAGATGTAATCAAAAAGCTGATGAGCCTTGGAATGATGGCAGCAGTCAGCGACATGATTGATTTCGATACCGCTTGTATCGTTGCGGAAGAATTTGACGTTACCGTTAAGAAGGAAGTTATTATTACCGCAGAAGAATCCATCATGATGGACTTAGAGGACAGAGAAGAGGATCTCTTGCCCCGTTCTCCCGTTGTTGTGGTTATGGGTCACGTTGACCACGGTAAAACCAGTCTTTTGGACTATATCCGTCATGCAAACGTAACTGCAGGGGAAGCCGGTGGTATTACCCAGCATATCGGTGCGTACAGAGTACATTTAAAAGGCAGAGATATTACTTTCCTGGATACTCCCGGTCATGAAGCGTTTACTGCAATGCGTGCCCGTGGTGCACAGGTAACCGATATTGCCATCTTGGTTGTTGCCGCAGACGATGGTATTATGCCCCAGACTATTGAAGCAATCAACCATGCAAAAGCGGCGAATATCAGTGTGATTGTAGCAATTAATAAGATTGATAAAGAAGGAGCAAATCCCGAGCGCGTACGTCAGGAATTGACCGAACACGGCATTATCCCTGAAGAATGGGGTGGTGACACCATCTGCGTAAATGTATCTGCAAAGCACGGTACCAATGTAGATGAGTTGTTAGAAACGGTTCTGCTGGTGGCAGATATGGGCGAGCTTAAAGCAAACCCGAACCGTCAGGCTCGCGGTACGGTTATCGAATCCAAGCTGGATAAAGGCCGTGGTGCAGTTGCAACCGTTTTGGTACAGAACGGTACACTTCGCGTGGGCGACGTTTTGGTTGCCGGCACAAGCGTTGGTCGCGTTCGTGCCATGATTGATGATAAGGGCAAGCGTGTAGATGAAGCAGGTCCTTCTGTTCCGGTTGAAATTTTGGGTATGTCCTCCGTTCCGGATGGCGGTGACCCGTTCTATGTAGTGGAAGACGAAAAGAAAGCACGTGAAGTTGCAGAAGAACGTGTGAACAAAGCAAAGGCAGAAGCTTTGGCTTCCGCACAGAAGGCTTCTCTTGATTCCTTGTTCAGCCAGATTGAAGAAGGTAAGATGAAGGAACTTAACATCATTGTTAAGGCAGACGTTCAGGGCTCTGTGGAAGCGGTAAAACAGTCGCTGGAAAAAATCTCCAACGAAGAAGTACGCGTTCGCGTTATTCATGGTGGTGTAGGCGGCGTAAACGAATCGGATATTATGCTGGCTTCTGCATCCAACGCAATTATTGTAGGCTTTAACGTTCGCCCCGATGCCAATGCAATAGCATCCGCAGAACGTGCAGAAGTAGAAATCAGACTGTACCGCATTATTTATGATGCGATTGAAGAAATTGAAGCGGCTATGAAGGGTATGCTTGATCCTAAGTTCAAGGAAGTTGTACTCGGTCATGCAGAAATTCGTCAGACCTTTAAGGTTTCGGGTGTTGGTACCATCGGTGGTTCTTATGTAACCGACGGTAAAATTTCCAGAAACTCGCAGGTTCGTATTGTTCGCGACAGTATTGTTATTCATGAAGGCGTTCTGAATTCCTTAAAGCGCTTCAAAGATGACGTGAAAGAGGTTATGAGCGGTTACGAATGCGGTTTAGGTATCGAAAACTATAACGATATCAAGGAAGGCGACGTAATTGAAAGCTTTATTATGGAAGAAGTTAAACAATAA
- the nusA gene encoding transcription termination/antitermination protein NusA, whose translation MDQLELMGALAQLEKEKGIEKEYMIQAIEGALAIAYKKNLALHGADIRVDMDRNDGSIKVFKLSAVVDNGFGQEGEYDLDEAKEINPEYEIGDVVMEPIDPKPFSRIAAQTAKQVVLQKIREAESGKMFNEYRKKENSVVTGTVIQIDQGERKNIILDIGTSKAILPANEQIEGEELKVGDKVKLYVAKVNKTNYGADIVLSRTNSGIVGKLFENEVPEIADGTVEIKSISREPGSRTKIAVYAENPNVDPVGACVGQKGARVQVVVDALGGEKIDIVRWSEDPKEFIAAALSPAQVLSIDEVEENAYRVMVPSFQLSLAIGKQGQNARLAAKLTGFKIDIKPEENISLEF comes from the coding sequence ATGGATCAATTAGAACTTATGGGTGCTCTGGCACAGTTGGAAAAGGAAAAGGGTATTGAAAAAGAATACATGATTCAGGCAATCGAAGGTGCGCTTGCAATCGCGTATAAGAAAAACTTAGCTCTGCACGGTGCAGATATCCGTGTAGACATGGACAGAAATGACGGCAGTATCAAAGTTTTCAAGCTTTCTGCAGTTGTGGACAACGGTTTTGGTCAGGAAGGGGAATATGATTTAGACGAAGCAAAGGAAATCAATCCCGAATACGAAATCGGTGACGTGGTTATGGAACCGATTGACCCCAAACCCTTCAGCCGTATTGCGGCACAGACTGCAAAGCAGGTTGTTCTGCAGAAAATCCGTGAAGCGGAAAGCGGAAAAATGTTTAACGAGTACAGAAAAAAGGAAAACTCTGTTGTAACCGGTACTGTTATTCAGATTGATCAGGGTGAACGCAAGAACATTATTTTAGATATTGGTACATCCAAAGCAATTCTGCCCGCAAACGAACAGATTGAAGGCGAAGAATTAAAGGTTGGCGACAAGGTTAAACTGTATGTTGCAAAGGTTAATAAAACCAATTACGGAGCAGATATTGTTCTTTCCAGAACCAATTCAGGTATTGTAGGTAAGCTTTTTGAAAACGAAGTGCCTGAAATTGCAGACGGTACGGTGGAAATCAAATCCATTTCCCGTGAACCCGGTTCCAGAACCAAAATTGCAGTATATGCTGAAAATCCCAATGTGGATCCGGTAGGTGCATGTGTTGGTCAGAAGGGTGCGCGTGTTCAGGTGGTTGTAGACGCCTTGGGCGGTGAAAAAATCGATATCGTTCGCTGGAGCGAAGATCCGAAAGAATTTATTGCAGCGGCTTTAAGCCCTGCACAGGTGCTTTCCATTGATGAAGTGGAAGAAAATGCATATCGGGTAATGGTTCCGTCTTTCCAGCTGTCTTTGGCGATTGGTAAGCAGGGACAGAATGCAAGACTTGCAGCAAAGCTTACAGGCTTTAAAATTGACATTAAACCCGAAGAAAACATCAGCCTTGAATTTTAA
- the rbfA gene encoding 30S ribosome-binding factor RbfA, with protein MAKFRQQKIDEEMKRELSAIISALKDPRLDGLMLSVVMVEVTRDLRFAKAHISILGDESKATDAMKALNGAASFVRREVGARLNLRYTPQFTFVHDSSIAYGAHINKVLENLNTGAKDEQDD; from the coding sequence TTGGCTAAATTCAGACAGCAAAAAATTGATGAAGAAATGAAGCGGGAGCTTTCTGCGATTATTTCTGCTTTGAAAGACCCAAGACTGGATGGTTTAATGTTATCTGTGGTTATGGTAGAGGTAACCCGTGACCTGCGTTTTGCAAAAGCACATATCTCTATTTTAGGGGACGAAAGCAAGGCAACTGATGCTATGAAGGCTTTAAACGGTGCGGCATCCTTTGTGCGCCGTGAAGTTGGTGCGCGATTGAATTTGCGCTACACACCGCAATTTACCTTTGTGCATGACAGTTCTATTGCTTATGGTGCACACATCAATAAAGTGCTTGAAAATTTGAATACGGGGGCAAAGGATGAACAAGATGATTGA
- a CDS encoding ribosomal L7Ae/L30e/S12e/Gadd45 family protein, translating into MEQNKKLRMLGLAARAGKVITGLDLCEKAIRRNKAKLIILAEDAADSTKKQFCAYNLPVLYVQDKETLGKFTGKEYRSVCVVCDAGLAKAIQESEEV; encoded by the coding sequence ATGGAGCAAAACAAAAAATTAAGAATGCTTGGGCTTGCCGCACGTGCAGGAAAAGTGATTACCGGTCTTGACTTGTGCGAAAAAGCCATCCGCCGGAATAAAGCAAAGCTGATTATCCTGGCAGAGGATGCGGCGGACAGCACAAAAAAGCAGTTTTGTGCCTATAATCTGCCGGTGCTCTACGTTCAGGATAAAGAAACGTTAGGAAAGTTTACCGGCAAAGAATATCGGAGCGTTTGCGTTGTTTGTGATGCAGGCCTTGCAAAGGCTATACAGGAAAGTGAGGAAGTATAA